Proteins encoded by one window of Aspergillus puulaauensis MK2 DNA, chromosome 4, nearly complete sequence:
- a CDS encoding uncharacterized protein (COG:Q;~EggNog:ENOG410PJBZ;~InterPro:IPR013154,IPR013149,IPR036291,IPR011032, IPR020843;~PFAM:PF00107,PF08240;~go_function: GO:0016491 - oxidoreductase activity [Evidence IEA];~go_process: GO:0055114 - oxidation-reduction process [Evidence IEA]) yields MRAQVLEAFNAPYTLRAVERPSNPKGHDILVNVKAASYCHTDAVFASGAMWQDLPRVGSHEFAGVIVAMGPDVSSRLGLQVGTSVGVPGRAFHPCGSCYQCSNNDGDPEKYGVYCTKAGNLGLSRDGGFQDYCTVDSRQVAPMPPGMTAVDTAPLMCAGLTIWNALGQGNVRLDKGKQGGEGMTVAISGAGGGLGHLGVQFAAKLGCRVVAIDASDAALSLVRRVVDGLGPLGSRVTVVDARVQPAEEARWAVCGKPEPALEGEKGVDSVLILPEAQQALEYGMKLLKDHGTCVMVSFPKEGFRIQPRDLVFRHIKMVGVLVGRNHQLRAMLNFAAQEGVRAISKTYSLEKLNELVNDYNNGASGKLVIDMAKSMISRVAVKLVGSGAV; encoded by the coding sequence ATGCGCGCCCAAGTCCTCGAGGCATTCAACGCCCCCTACACCCTCAGAGCGGTCGAAAggccatccaaccccaaagGGCATGATATCCTTGTCAATGTGAAAGCCGCGTCATACTGTCACACCGATGCAGTCTTCGCGTCCGGCGCCATGTGGCAGGATCTCCCAAGGGTTGGCTCGCACGAGTTCGCCGGCGTTATCGTAGCCATGGGCCCGGATGTTTCCTCTCGTCTAGGTCTCCAGGTTGGCACTTCCGTTGGAGTTCCTGGCCGAGCGTTTCACCCCTGCGGATCATGTTACCAGTGCAGCAACAACGACGGCGATCCGGAGAAATATGGCGTCTACTGTACCAAGGCCGGTAACCTCGGGCTCTCACGAGACGGAGGCTTCCAGGACTACTGCACTGTGGACTCTCGCCAGGTTGCTCCTATGCCGCCGGGAATGACTGCTGTCGATACGGCTCCGTTGATGTGTGCCGGGTTGACGATCTGGAACGCACTCGGCCAAGGAAATGTCCGGCTCGATAAAGGAAAGCAAGGCGGCGAGGGCATGACTGTCGCGATctccggtgctggtggtggcttAGGGCATTTGGGAGTGCAGTTTGCTGCCAAACTGGGCTGCAGGGTTGTTGCAATCGATGCATCGGACGCAGCACTCAGCCTGGTTCGACGGGTTGTGGATGGTCTCGGCCCTCTGGGTTCCAGGGTGACAGTCGTCGATGCACGAGTCCAGCCAGCGGAAGAGGCCCGCTGGGCTGTATGTGGGAAACCCGAGCCGGCCTTGGAGGGCGAGAAGGGTGTGGACTCTGTGCTCATTTTGCCAGAAGCCCAGCAGGCGCTCGAGTACGGTATGAAGCTGCTCAAAGACCATGGCACATGCGTTATGGTCAGTTTCCCTAAAGAGGGCTTCCGGATTCAGCCTCGAGACCTGGTGTTCCGCCATATCAAAATGGTTGGCGTGCTTGTTGGAAGGAATCACCAGCTCCGGGCGATGCTGAACTTCGCGGCACAGGAAGGCGTACGGGCCATCAGCAAGACATACTCattggagaagctgaacgAGTTGGTCAATGACTACAACAATGGTGCCAGTGGAAAGCTGGTCATTGATATGGCCAAATCAATGATTTCCAGAGTGGCAGTGAAGCTGGTTGGTTCAGGCGCTGTTTAA
- a CDS encoding NAD-dependent succinate-semialdehyde dehydrogenase (COG:C;~EggNog:ENOG410PUYN;~InterPro:IPR015590,IPR029510,IPR016160,IPR016161, IPR016162,IPR016163;~PFAM:PF00171;~go_function: GO:0016491 - oxidoreductase activity [Evidence IEA];~go_function: GO:0016620 - oxidoreductase activity, acting on the aldehyde or oxo group of donors, NAD or NADP as acceptor [Evidence IEA];~go_process: GO:0055114 - oxidation-reduction process [Evidence IEA]), translating to MDAPTGCNVSTELHNLLSDPSLLICDAFIDGEWEEKDRTFPVYEPSTGQQLSSVASVDEADFRRAIDSAVDAQATYYDTTTAAQRGSLLRAWFDRIQGNAEDLAKILCYENGKTYAEAMAEIEYAASFIRWFGEEASRTYGDTIPSTAPHAVVMTIKQPIGVCGIITPWNFPAAMITRKVGPALAAGCSVVIKPPSETPHTCLALAKLAIESGLPAKCMQVCPTKDRTASLQLALSPKVAKLSFTGSTRVGKMLAELASKTVKKVSLELGGNAPFIVFDDADVDLAVEGAMACKFRCTGQTCVCANRIIVQDGIAKAFTAALVARVNQLQMGRGMGKGVTQGPLINATAVEKIQDHVNDAVSKGGHVETGGKRPETPGFFFAPTVISGVTAEMKVSSEETFGPLAPIFTFRSEDEAIAMANDTEFGLSGYFFCRNISRTMRVAHRLQCGMIGVNTGKISACETPFGGIKQSGYGREGSKYGMDEYQIIKAITIGNTDA from the exons ATGGACGCTCCCACGGGATGCAACGTTTCTACCGAGTTGCATAACTTG CTCAGCGATCCATCGCTGCTCATCTGCGATGCATTTATTGACGGGGAATGGGAGGAAAAGGACAGAACATTTCCTGTCTATG AGCCATCAACAGGACAGCAGCTGAGCTCGGTGGCCAGCGTCGATGAAGCGGATTTCCGAAGAGCAATAGACAGTGCAGTCGACGCACAAGCAACATACTATGACACCACAACAGCTGCTCAGCGGGGCAGTCTGCTTCGTGCGTGGTTTGATCGCATTCAGGGAAATGCTGAAGACT TGGCCAAGATCCTCTGTTATGAAAATGGCAAAACCTACGCTGAAGCCATGGCGGAGATTGAGTACGCAGCAAGTTTCATTCGCtggtttggagaagaggcATCTCGCACCTATGGCGATACGATTCCTTCAACAGCGCCGCATGCTGTCGTCATGACCATCAAGCAGCCTATTGGTGTGTGTGGTATCATTACGCC CTGGAACTTCCCTGCGGCTATGATCACCAGAAAAGTCGGGCCCGCCTTGGCTGCTGGCTGTTCGGTTGTCATCAAGCCTCCGAGTGAGACTCCGCACACCTGTCTGGCGTTGGCCAAGCTAGCAATTGAGAGCGGGCTGCCCGCAAAATGTATGCAGGTGTGTCCGACTAAAGACCGCACTGCTTCGTTGCAGCTTGCTCTGAGCCCCAAGGTGGCAAAGCTCAGCTTTACTGGGTCTACTCGAGTTGGCAAGATGCTTGCGGAGTTAGCTAGCAAGACTGTCAAGAAAGTTAGCTTGGAGCTAGGTGGAAACGCCCCGTTTATTGTCTTTGATGATGCAGATGTCGACCTCGCTGTTGAGGGTGCCATGGCCTGCAAGTTCCGGTGTACAGGGCAGACATGTGTTTG CGCAAACAGAATTATAGTACAAGATGGAATTGCCAAAGCTTTCACCGCAGCTCTGGTAGCGCGAGTCAACCAGTTGCAAATGGGACGGGGAATGGGCAAGGGAGTGACTCAGGGTCCCCTAATTAACGCTACAGCAGTGGAAAAGATCCAAGACCATGTAAACGATGCCGTTTCAAAGGGTGGACATGTCGAGACTGGCGGGAAACGGCCAGAGACGCCtgggttcttcttcgcaCCAACCGTGATATCTGGTGTGACGGCAGAAATGAAGGTATCCAGTGAGGAAACATTCGGGCCCCTTGCCCCAATTTTCACGTTTAGGtcagaggatgaagcaaTTGCCATGGCCAACGACACCGAGTTCGGACTCTCTGGCTACTTTTTTTGTCGAAACATTAGCCGGACCATGCGGGTGGCTCACCGGCTGCAGTGTGGGATGATTGGGGTGAATACGGGGAAGATAAGCGCATGCGAGACGCCCTTTGGAGGTATCAAGCAGAGTGGGTATGGAAGGGAGGGGAGTAAGTATGGGATGGACGAATaccagatcatcaaggcAATCACCATCGGCAATACCGATGCCTGA
- a CDS encoding fungal specific transcription factor domain-containing protein (COG:K;~EggNog:ENOG410Q1CX;~InterPro:IPR007219;~PFAM:PF04082;~go_function: GO:0003677 - DNA binding [Evidence IEA];~go_function: GO:0008270 - zinc ion binding [Evidence IEA];~go_process: GO:0006351 - transcription, DNA-templated [Evidence IEA]), which translates to MLIRTGRDLLNRHSRLTHNPSGPQPPDIRKAPQSQPSWPTLPVAPQHVGASDFRLNGDGLGLNFVPSPVAAGGTLSDHQAASNFNFLGFEPSLESIPSDFTAFMDSVPIPSNPYSPSLQPIPAFSPGFEVQMSAPSKEYDVRQGLVDEQVSEQMTENLALSSPFSSRLPSLQPEELSIQRPRSTCRPNSQFLVSAKCREHFLRELARLSGTVPGDFILPSRHTLSRLVIVYFSAFHEHHPFLHVPTLNLHCINLELFLAIIALGARYARELDIGVKLFRVAKAVVMERIQRPRGKGPNDSTNNTRCDDGGLDTHADDRTRPFETVQALVLLIAIASWFHRSPDTYEALSLRGVVDSLIRQGGLECPPSHEPQSWQSWVQMEMLKRTKLVAFCFFNIHTIAFDLPPLIFSSELDVYLPFPEQQWKAENKKAWQKALDSADPPEPFQATLEKLFDDPRPSGRGPWDNAISSFSPLGGFSLIHAIIQRIWLVHNSRFPGARGRREGLSNEEMSVFERALKGWSLCWEHGPERSIDPMSPHGPLSFTSTALLRLAYIRINLDLGPTRSLTTWNPSLVAKSLDGSPGVERTEKLTRAVLHCAHALSIPVKLGTRFVARNQVIYWSNQHALCSLECAVLLAKWLEVVTVPCPSPPLRPTEWRVLHFLAQLVAEGEYGRTPEQILARRELMSAALVRMWGTLYNCDSVWEMVTLIGQSLFEYAALLESHHSYSST; encoded by the coding sequence ATGCTCATTAGGACTGGAAGGGATCTCCTTAACCGCCATAGCCGACTCACACATAACCCCAGTGGTCCCCAGCCCCCCGACATAAGAAAGGCACCACAGTCACAGCCATCGTGGCCAACATTGCCAGTAGCACCACAGCATGTTGGTGCGAGTGATTTCCGGCTCAATGGCGACGGTTTAGGGCTGAACTTCGTCCCATCACCAGTCGCAGCCGGTGGTACGCTGTCTGACCATCAAGCCGCTTCGAATTTCAACTTTCTCGGCTTTGAGCCATCTTTAGAATCCATTCCAAGTGATTTCACAGCTTTCATGGATAGTGTCCCGATCCCGAGCAACCCCTATTCGCCCTCACTTCAACCAATTCCTGCCTTTTCACCCGGGTTTGAGGTACAAATGTCGGCACCCAGCAAGGAGTACGATGTCAGACAGGGCCTGGTAGACGAGCAAGTGTCTGAACAAATGACCGAGAACCTGGCCTTGTCGTCGCCATTTAGCTCTCGCCTTCCATCACTACAGCCGGAGGAACTGTCGATTCAAAGGCCGCGAAGCACCTGCAGACCGAACAGTCAGTTTTTAGTCTCAGCCAAGTGCCGTGAGCACTTTCTGAGAGAGTTAGCTAGGCTTTCCGGCACAGTACCTGGTGACTTTATCCTACCTTCCCGGCATACTCTGTCTAGGCTGGTTATCGTCTATTTCAGCGCCTTCCACGAGCACCACCCTTTCCTGCATGTACCAACCCTCAACTTGCATTGCATCAACCTGGAGCTGTTTCTCGCTATCATTGCACTTGGTGCCCGGTATGCGCGGGAGCTGGATATAGGCGTAAAGCTGTTCCGCGTCGCAAAGGCCGTGGTGATGGAGCGGATACAGCGGCCGCGAGGGAAAGGGCCCAACGActctactaataatacaagGTGTGACGACGGGGGGCTAGATACTCACGCTGACGACCGCACAAGGCCCTTTGAAACGGTGCAGGCCTTGGTGCTCCTTATAGCGATAGCGAGCTGGTTCCACCGCAGCCCTGATACATATGAAGCTTTATCCCTGCGCGGGGTGGTCGACTCTCTCATCCGACAAGGTGGGTTGGAGTGCCCGCCCAGCCACGAGCCACAAAGCTGGCAAAGCTGGGTTCAAATGGAGATGTTGAAACGAACGAAGCTGGTGGCgttctgcttcttcaacatTCACACCATTGCATTCGACCTGCCGCCGCTCATCTTCTCGAGCGAACTGGATGTATATCTGCCTTTTCCAGAGCAGCAGTGGAAGGCCGAGAACAAGAAAGCCTGGCAAAAGGCCCTCGATTCGGCGGACCCTCCAGAGCCTTTCCAGGCCACATTGGAGAAGCTCTTTGACGACCCAAGACCTTCAGGGAGAGGACCATGGGATAACGCGatctcgagcttctcgccCCTAGGGGGCTTCTCACTTATACACGCCATCATACAGCGTATATGGCTGGTGCACAACTCTCGGTTTCCGGGTGCACGGGGCCGGAGAGAGGGCCTCTCCAACGAGGAAATGAGTGTGTTCGAACGAGCTCTTAAAGGCTGGTCTTTATGTTGGGAGCATGGCCCGGAGAGGTCCATCGATCCGATGAGCCCGCACGGCCCACTGTCGTTTACATCAACTGCTCTGCTTCGCCTGGCGTATATCCGCATCAACTTGGATCTGGGACCCACACGATCCCTGACAACGTGGAATCCCAGCTTAGTTGCTAAATCGCTCGATGGGAGCCCTGGGGTCGAACGCACCGAGAAGCTCACTCGCGCTGTATTGCACTGTGCTCACGCCCTGAGTATCCCCGTGAAACTGGGGACCAGGTTTGTTGCAAGAAATCAGGTTATATACTGGTCTAACCAGCATGCTTTGTGCTCGCTGGAGTGTGCGGTTCTTCTAGCTAAATGGTTGGAGGTTGTCACAGTGCCTTGTCCATCGCCGCCCCTCAGGCCTACCGAGTGGAGGGTGCTGCACTTCCTGGCGCAGCTCGTGGCAGAGGGGGAGTACGGTAGGACTCCTGAGCAGATATTGGCCAGGAGGGAGTTGATGAGCGCCGCCTTGGTCAGAATGTGGGGGACCCTCTACAACTGTGACAGCGTTTGGGAGATGGTGACTTTGATCGGCCAGTCTCTGTTTGAGTATGCGGCTTTACTAGAGTCGCATCATAGCTACTCATCTACGTAA
- a CDS encoding uncharacterized protein (InterPro:IPR036400,IPR001199;~PFAM:PF00173;~TransMembrane:1 (o86-107i)), translating to MSIRTFPYTTRAHCAGKEYANKRRGGDEFLLDQGGQDVTELFEDAEHSKEARQLLGTLLVGDVEDQCSPLTTKQGEQDKGSDLFHYYLYLVLLSLSVLLLACFAVPFDTLHKGLSKHS from the exons ATGAGCATCCGCACGTTCCCCTATACCACGCGGGCACATTGTGCTGGCAAGGAATATGCTAACAAGCGCAGGGGTGGTGACGAATTTCTACTAGACCAAGGCGGCCAAGATGTGACAGAGCTTTTTGAAGATGCTGAGCATAGCAAGGAGGCACGACAGCTGCTGGGAACGCTCCTGGTtggggatgttgaagatcaG TGCTCGCCGTTAACCACAAAACAGGGCGAACAGGACAAGGGGTCTGATTTATTCCACTATTATCTCTATCTGGTTCTGCTTTCACTCTCTGTGTTATTGTTGGCCTGCTTTGCTGTACCGTTTGATACGCTGCACAAGGGCCTGTCTAAACACTCTTGA
- a CDS encoding glutathione S-transferase family protein (COG:O;~EggNog:ENOG410Q1FD;~InterPro:IPR036249,IPR040079,IPR036282,IPR010987, IPR004045,IPR004046;~PFAM:PF13409,PF00043,PF14497,PF13417,PF02798;~go_function: GO:0005515 - protein binding [Evidence IEA];~go_process: GO:0006749 - glutathione metabolic process [Evidence IEA]): protein MSLSTESTDITLYTWLTPNGIKTSIALEELSVPYQAVAVDISTNAQKEPWFLAINPNGRIPAITDKGQRVFESGAILMYLCDKYDHNRTISYSPDSPEYYEQLSWLMFQMGGLGPMQGQANHFRLMAGEYCPYGINRYMNETKRLYSVLNDRLMVSPYLAGSKYTIADIANFGWIRYGPFALEISLSEFPALQRWHDEIMKRSAVQRGIKVPTDKTEDQIAERYRNMRQKMDGMKEAL from the exons ATGTCGTTGTCCACCGAATCAACAGACATCACGCTCTATACCTGGCTGACACCCAACGGCATCAAAACTTCAATCGCTTTAGAAGAATTATCCGTCCCCTACCAGGCAGTCGCGGTTGATATTTCAACCAACGCCCAGAAAGAACCCTGGTTCCTGGCAATCAATCCCAATGGACGCATTCCGGCCATCACCGACAAGGGCCAGCGCGTCTTCGAGAGCGGGGCGATTCTGATGTACCTGTGCGACAAGTATGATCACAATCGCACGATCAGCTACTCCCCTGACTCTCCCGAGTACTATGAGCAGCTAAGCTGGCTCATGTTCCAGATGGGCGGCCTTGGGCCAATGCAAG GACAAGCAAACCACTTTCGCCTCATGGCCGGAGAATACTGTCCATACGGCATCAACCGGTATATGAACGAAACGAAAAGACTGTACAGCGTTCTTAACGATCGCCTAATGGTCAGTCCGTACCTGGCTGGATCGAAATATACCATCGCCGACATCGCCAATTTTGGATGGATCCGATACGGTCCCTTTGCGCTGGAGATCAGTCTTTCCGAATTCCCCGCGCTTCAGCGTTGGCACGACGAAATCATGAAGCGTAGTGCCGTCCAGAGGGGTATAAAGGTTCCAACGGACAAGACAGAAGACCAGATCGCCGAGAGATATCGCAATATGAGGCAGAAGATGGATGGAATGAAAGAGGCGTTGTAA
- a CDS encoding uncharacterized protein (COG:S;~EggNog:ENOG410PNV9;~InterPro:IPR000791,IPR030186;~PFAM:PF01184;~TransMembrane:5 (o53-72i84-107o127-149i156-178o193-214i);~go_component: GO:0016021 - integral component of membrane [Evidence IEA]) yields MEPRQKSDISHLSRYETNASIMIPKDVFEKMYLTPQLPVKGQLRKTLGNPTPMALLGFLLSTTSFGCVAMGWRGAEIGNSLIGVYYFFGGTLQVLGAIFELIIGNTFPSVVFSTFEQYGLANSGDPASFYSSFGFFLCFLGVLCFMFLVCSLRTNIVFVFIFVFLEAGVLLLAASYWYLAQGLQEAALRLEKAGGACVFVFSVAGWYLLFSIMLQSVDFPISLPVGDLSTRFEGKSAREKRAAEIEV; encoded by the exons ATGGAGCCCCGACAGAAATCTGACATCTCGCATCTGAGCCGATACGAAACCAATGCTAGTATCATGATCCCAAAGGATGTGTTTGAGAAGATGTACTTGACTCCCCAGCTGCCCGTCAAAGGACAGCTGAGGAAAACCTTGGGGAATCCAACCCCAAT GGCCCTGCTGGGCTTTCTTTTGAGTACCACGTCTTTCGGCTGCGTGGCTATGGGGTGGCGCGGAGCAGAGATAGGCAATTCTTTGAT TGGAGTATACTATTTCTTTGGAGGCACTCTGCAAGTACTCGGGGCCATTTTTGAGCTCATCATTGGAAATACCTTCCCTAGTGTCGTCTTCAGCACATTTG AGCAGTACGGACTCGCCAATTCCGGTGATCCGGCATCATTCTACTCGAGTTTTG GATTCTTCCTCTGTTTTTTGGGGGTCCTGTGCTTCATGTTTCTTGTGTGCTCGCTGCGCACCAATATCGTCTTTGTATTTATCTTTGTGTTTCTCGAAGCCGGGGTTTTACTTCTCGCGGCGTCGTACTGGTACTTGGCCCAGGGCCTTCAGGAGGCAGCTCTGCGACTAGAGAAG GCGGGCGGTGCCTGCgtttttgtcttttctgtCGCTGGGTGGtatcttcttttttccatcATGCTCCAGTCCGTTGATTTTCCAATCTCCCTCCCTGTTGGGGACCTCAGCACACGGTTTGAAGGAAAGTCAGCAAGGGAAAAGCGGGCAGCAGAAATCGAGGTCTGA